One window from the genome of Pseudoalteromonas sp. '520P1 No. 423' encodes:
- a CDS encoding CsiV family protein has translation MTLKSLIALSFLLFTAVSSANGRWYEVEVVLFEHPDNEKVNEDFSFDLSPIKTNKSVDMLSEHLQLIGQNTCLSKRSQSNIFNKALNTYSSPVCIDSIDYIALMDKTPLTLDVPVQEGMETPYIIASEELEFKSTINRLKREGMTPILHTGWRQQGLKEHQAPSYRLFGGKNFSKQYDYFGNLKQTQISYLDDTNKADDLNQFFNKIISSDNSVNSSINKSANYNPEYPNEAWQLDGLLKVFLRGKYLNIKAEFNLRAEDRTNEKLKNFHFNQFRRVISNEIHYFDHPKLGILIQIRRYMH, from the coding sequence ATGACGTTAAAATCACTAATAGCACTTTCTTTCCTTTTATTCACTGCTGTTTCAAGTGCAAACGGCCGCTGGTATGAAGTGGAAGTTGTATTATTTGAGCATCCTGATAATGAAAAAGTAAATGAAGATTTTAGCTTTGATTTGTCGCCTATTAAGACCAATAAGTCTGTTGATATGCTATCGGAACATCTTCAGTTAATAGGTCAAAATACATGTTTATCTAAAAGATCACAGAGCAATATATTCAATAAAGCCTTAAATACATACAGCTCACCTGTTTGTATCGACAGCATAGATTATATTGCGCTAATGGATAAAACGCCTTTAACGCTTGATGTGCCAGTTCAAGAAGGCATGGAAACACCCTATATTATTGCCTCTGAAGAATTAGAGTTTAAATCGACAATAAATAGACTCAAGCGTGAAGGCATGACGCCTATTTTACATACAGGTTGGCGACAACAAGGATTAAAAGAGCACCAAGCGCCTAGCTATCGTTTATTTGGTGGTAAAAACTTTTCAAAGCAATATGATTATTTTGGTAATTTAAAACAGACACAAATTTCATATTTAGATGATACAAATAAAGCAGATGACTTAAATCAGTTTTTCAATAAAATTATAAGTAGTGATAATTCAGTAAATAGCTCAATTAATAAATCAGCTAACTATAACCCTGAATATCCAAATGAAGCTTGGCAGCTAGATGGTTTGCTTAAAGTGTTTTTAAGAGGCAAATATTTAAACATTAAAGCTGAATTTAACCTACGTGCAGAAGATCGTACAAACGAAAAGTTAAAAAACTTTCATTTTAATCAATTTCGCCGGGTGATCAGTAATGAAATACATTATTTTGACCACCCTAAACTTGGCATTCTGATCCAAATCAGACGCTATATGCATTAA
- a CDS encoding trypsin-like serine protease codes for MNIKTNPTPKIVGGEPVTDNSRPWMTSLQYNNQHFCGASLISDTWVLTAAHCVEDITKDNINGLSIRSNFLKLSDDTRTKASVEDIYIHPDYNQQGKNAADIALVKLSSPITNIPFIKLATDEIIVVSGMVGAMASV; via the coding sequence ATGAATATAAAAACCAACCCGACACCTAAAATTGTAGGTGGCGAACCTGTTACCGATAATTCACGCCCATGGATGACAAGTTTGCAATATAATAACCAGCACTTTTGTGGCGCATCTCTTATCTCTGATACTTGGGTACTCACAGCCGCACATTGTGTAGAAGATATTACAAAAGATAATATCAATGGCCTTTCCATTCGTTCTAACTTTTTAAAGCTAAGTGATGATACACGTACTAAAGCATCCGTTGAAGATATCTATATTCATCCTGATTATAATCAACAAGGCAAAAATGCTGCCGATATCGCACTTGTAAAGCTATCTTCTCCAATAACTAATATTCCTTTTATAAAACTGGCAACTGATGAAATCATTGTTGTATCTGGCATGGTGGGTGCGATGGCGTCTGTTTAA
- the prpF gene encoding 2-methylaconitate cis-trans isomerase PrpF yields the protein MTHLPQIKIPATYMRGGTSKGVFFNLTDLPKAAQVAGEVRDNILLRVIGSPDPYGKQTDGMGGATSSTSKTVILAKSTVADHDVDYLFGQVAIDKAFVDWSGNCGNLTAAVGSFAINSGLVDSARIPQNGVCTVRIWQANIKKTIIAQVPITNGEVQETGGFELDGVTFPAAEVPVEFIAPVDPSEAMFPTGNVVDELEVPGVGTFKATMINAGIPTIFLNAKEIGYTGTELQDAINGDDTALTFFETIRAHGAIKMGLINDVKEAVARQHTPKVAFVSSASAYTSSSGKEIKDCDIDLNVRALSMGKLHHAMMGTAAVAIGTAAAIPGTLVNLAANNGVLSQEGKNSVTFGHPSGTLKVGAQASINEGNWTVNKAVMSRSARILMEGWVRIPGDSF from the coding sequence ATGACTCATCTTCCTCAAATAAAAATACCCGCGACTTATATGCGTGGTGGTACATCAAAAGGTGTATTTTTCAATTTAACTGACTTACCAAAAGCTGCACAAGTGGCAGGTGAAGTGAGAGATAATATTTTATTACGTGTTATTGGCTCTCCTGATCCATATGGTAAACAAACAGATGGCATGGGCGGGGCGACATCAAGTACCAGTAAAACGGTTATTTTAGCGAAAAGCACGGTTGCTGATCACGATGTGGATTATTTATTTGGTCAAGTTGCAATAGATAAAGCATTTGTAGATTGGAGCGGTAACTGTGGCAACTTAACAGCAGCAGTGGGCTCATTTGCCATTAATTCTGGTTTAGTTGATAGCGCACGAATACCTCAAAATGGTGTATGTACGGTACGTATATGGCAAGCAAATATTAAAAAAACCATTATTGCACAAGTGCCAATTACAAATGGTGAAGTGCAAGAAACAGGAGGTTTTGAACTAGATGGTGTGACATTCCCAGCAGCAGAAGTGCCTGTTGAGTTTATTGCGCCAGTAGATCCTTCTGAGGCGATGTTTCCCACAGGGAATGTTGTTGATGAATTAGAAGTACCAGGCGTTGGCACTTTTAAAGCAACTATGATCAATGCAGGTATTCCTACTATATTTTTAAATGCGAAAGAAATTGGTTATACAGGAACTGAATTGCAAGATGCAATTAATGGCGATGATACAGCTTTAACATTTTTTGAAACCATTCGTGCCCATGGTGCAATAAAAATGGGTTTGATTAACGACGTTAAAGAAGCTGTAGCGCGTCAACATACACCTAAGGTTGCATTTGTATCATCAGCCAGTGCTTATACTTCTTCAAGCGGTAAAGAAATCAAGGATTGCGATATAGATTTAAATGTACGTGCTTTATCTATGGGTAAATTACATCATGCTATGATGGGCACAGCTGCTGTTGCGATTGGCACTGCAGCGGCAATTCCAGGTACTTTGGTTAATTTAGCTGCAAACAATGGTGTTTTATCCCAAGAGGGAAAAAACTCGGTTACTTTTGGCCATCCGTCAGGGACTTTAAAAGTAGGTGCACAAGCTAGCATTAATGAAGGTAATTGGACGGTTAATAAAGCAGTTATGAGCCGAAGTGCACGTATTTTAATGGAAGGTTGGGTTCGAATTCCAGGAGATTCGTTTTAA
- a CDS encoding serine protease produces the protein MGHTRTRYNGPDVLQKVNVPIVSNDTCNSAEVYSAKKSTTEICAGIKEGGKDSCQSDSGGPLVINHNGEFVQAGVVSWGEACAVANKYGVYARVNAFNAWVNDVKSGDGSGGGDNEVPENGYLFSGE, from the coding sequence TTGGGGCACACTAGAACAAGGTATAATGGACCAGATGTTTTACAAAAAGTGAATGTACCTATTGTTTCTAATGATACTTGTAATTCAGCCGAAGTATATTCGGCAAAAAAAAGTACAACTGAAATCTGTGCTGGCATTAAAGAAGGTGGTAAAGATTCTTGTCAAAGTGATAGCGGCGGTCCATTAGTGATTAACCATAATGGTGAATTTGTACAGGCTGGTGTTGTTTCTTGGGGCGAAGCATGTGCTGTTGCTAATAAGTATGGTGTTTATGCCCGTGTTAACGCTTTTAATGCTTGGGTTAATGATGTTAAAAGTGGCGATGGCTCAGGCGGTGGTGACAATGAAGTACCAGAAAATGGCTATCTTTTCAGTGGTGAGTGA
- a CDS encoding lipoprotein, whose translation MKKYLSISAIAFTLTACSKVTIENYDKVKVGMDKTEIEQLLGSADSCEEKTLHTNCIWGSADKNITATIVADKVTLYSKKGL comes from the coding sequence ATGAAAAAGTATCTTTCAATTTCAGCTATCGCATTCACTTTAACCGCTTGTAGTAAAGTAACTATTGAAAACTATGACAAAGTAAAAGTGGGTATGGATAAAACTGAAATTGAACAATTATTAGGTTCTGCTGATAGTTGTGAAGAAAAAACATTACACACAAATTGTATATGGGGTTCAGCTGATAAAAATATCACAGCGACTATCGTTGCAGACAAAGTAACTTTATACAGTAAAAAAGGCTTATAA